TTAAATGGTGGCATCATTTTAGATTGGGGTAATAGGCTAGTTTCAAATTGtgcagaaacaaaagaacagagtcgaggttcggggaataattagcattttgtattgttcagaacaaaggaaaatgcaaattattcccctgaacctcgactctgttattttgttgctgcaaaattcgaaactagcctattgcgACTGCTTAGTTAACTTTTCTTGAGCAGCAAAGTttaggggacacttcgtgataGCAGAGAGCttaaagcaacgacaacggcgacggcaacgagtacgtcacaaatttgcatatttagtggtcaaatacaatagctttgcacactCTGCacgttcatttttcatttttgtccatttctttgccgtcgtctgtgAAACAAAagcgtgaaatagccaaatttgaggttttaggaGAACGTCAGTACATGGgagaaaaatttcattttttcccctaaattaagcgccgctcgtagCGGTTTCATTGCTGAGGGACtgctacacctttgtcatattataAAGCTTGaaatagtctcgaagtgattgcaataacgtgaatttacgATTTCagataacgttctcgttgccgttcccgtcgtcgttgctaaagctccctaacaacgtcaaatgaaaaaaaaccgAGGTTTTCGGGAGAACGTCGGCTCTTAAGGATATtccattttctcccctaaattaagcgtgactTATATCGGTTTCATACTTGAGAGGCTCccagcttggaatagtcgcgaagtgattataacatgaatttatgttttgacatgacgttctcgttgccgattctgttgtcgttgctaaagctcccaaCGAACTGAATTCTCGACATCACGTTGAAGTTGCagaaagagcaaggggacacccTTGTGATGTTTATCAAAATTAGCACTGCCAATGCACTTCTGTACATTTGCAGTCCGGTTATAAAAACTGATGACCAGGAGAATGTCAAATTAAAGTGATGCTTTTGTCTGTCTTAACACCGGTACGGCACAAAGAAGACAATGCTTGCAAAAACATTATCACAAATAGCGGGCAAACTCAAGTGGATGGTTCATTTGTCACTTATGTTCTTTAAACATTTTTACGAGGtaattaacaaaataataaagagGTGTCGCCTGTGATCTGTTCTGTTCTAACGCACGCTGGAAGGGGAAGTAGCATGAAAGAAGTGTTGGGGAAACACGTGACATAGTGATGCGTTTTCCCTGCTTCTTGAAACTTTATTGTAATTTGACTTTTCCTATGATTCATTACCAAAGGAAATGCACAGATTGGTCCAATCCCATGCACCACAAGTAACCAGATCAAAAGATATTAGGAATATATGCGCAACAGTTTTCTTTTACCTGGAGGAGGCATGCCAGGTGGAACAGGAGGGAATGGAGGGCCACCAGGTGGGGGCGGCATTGCAGGTACACCAGGAGCAGGGTGTGGTACAGGTATTGTCATGACTGGAGGTGGTACCATGGCTGGAGCTGGTGGTGGTACGGCGGCTGCAGGAGTTGGAGGTGCATCTGCAAAGAGTTGATGTGGTCTGTCTGCTTGGGCAAGAGGATTCTGCGCTGCCAGGAGACGCTCTGTGGATTACAAGGTAACAATTCAATGAACGTGTACCGAGCCAGATCATCTCAACTCTCTTCAAAAGCAAATCCAAGTGCAACATTTTGAAACGAACCTTAGTTTGCTATGGTAACTGATCAAACTATTATTACTAAAAAATGAACCATACAGAAATCATAAACAAATGCACACAGCCCAAGAACTAAAAACTATTCacgatagagcgagtttcaattgagtgtcgtaaaaccaaaaccaaagtaattactttggccaatcaaaaaggactgagacaatccggcaaaccaatcaaaactcgaagtaattacacgtagccgacacaaagcgcgggaaaatgtgcacgcgtgagccacgattggttttagtttcacttctgattggttgaaaaatggcgcgagaactttgcaccaatcaatgagtgaagtaatcataaaccaaagtaattatcttattactttcgacactcaattgaaaaccgctctagccGCCATGTTaaatttgctattatcatgcaaattagctacacacttctgagggggcaaataaaacaagtttGAGAGgatataacgaacatcttagccacacagatgatttgtttcatgttcattgaatgtttatcacctacgTAGTAAAACAGAATGCttgcacaagttacttcgacttttttactgaaaaatatagcagataacgaagtagaaagtcaaaatgtcggaagcaatcaaaagatataaaattgttataaaaggtacttaattctaaattctaaaatgtacttttagcaatgttaattcaatatttcgacgtgccgattttccgcaatttgcctttattccaatgtttgccccccagcataacacatggctaatttgcatggcaatttgaaaaccaacttggccgctatcgtgaataagggctattgccTAAGTTTAAGTATTGTATATTTGCCCAAATGCAGAGAAAAGTGGTAACCATGAAATACACTGTACACGTGCATGAGTTTAAGCACATGACAATCCAGCGAAAATATCCAGATCCAGAAACAATACTCATATGCACTGTAAGTACAGTAACATGCATGACATGCTTACTGCCTGTTGACATATACAGTATCTAGACCAGTAGTCATACAATCACGGAATTACATAAATACTTAAATATAGTGATTAAGAAGTTAAACGCTAAAAGATTCTTCAAACACATTTAAAAAAGCGAACGACTTTTCGGCGCTACGTTAACGCCATTATCAcgttaaaaagtgaaaaaagtaTACATGTAAGGTGTAATACGAATATATAAAACATGAAACAATACATAAAATATTTGCAGGTCCTATGGGTATAATTCCCAAGGTAAGAAACaataaggaaaaaaggaaaaagagaaaatgtacGGAAATGTCACGTAAAACAGTTTGGTACGAATGGAGTCGGCTTGCGTGTTACGAGAAGGCTTGATGTCCTTTACAGTATGTACAACATCTCGTAGACAAAGCAATCAAACTTGCTGTTACATTTCGTCACAACTTTGAAAAGGTGGTTAGTCTTTGTTCTGTTGTTGCCATGCTGTGCTTCAAGGTGTTTCTCTTAACACGCAAGCCGACTCCATTCGTGCCATAATGGCTTATTAACGTATGCATTATTAATAAGTTTGAGAAAGTCAATTGAAAGTGTTTTTGAATTTGATGTTCTGGTTGCCAGCGCATTACACTTACAGTTTACAGTACCAAATGAATAATGTTTTCTACGTACAGCAGTGAATTTTTGGTAATTGTTTTTTCATTAAATTACCCTGCTAtgacaaatatttttgcaagagtggttttcaattgagtgtagaaagtaattagcgaacgaattgctttggttttgcattacgtcactcaatgattggttcaaagttctcacgccactttttcaaccaatcagaagtgaaaccataaccaatcgtggctcgcgcgtgcacattttcccgcgctttgtgtcggctacgtgtaattacttagagttttgattggttttactggattgcctccgtcctttttgattgggcaaagtgattactttggttttggttttacgatttacgacactcgattgaaactcgctctattaacaagataaaaattattaaattctgtTGTAACGGGGTCTTTGCTATAACGGACATTTCCACTGTATGTATTGTGCTGAAAAGTAATTTGTAATCATCATGAACTGAACTGCACCTGCTGCTGATCCATGCCTTTCCCCTTTGGATTCTTTCTTAAATGCATAAGAAATTGTGATTGGTCGGTTGCAGAGGTATTGTCCATTCATAGCTTCCATGGCTGCATCAGACGCGTCAAAACTTGCAAAATTGATGAATGCAAAGCCTTTAGAATTGCCTGTCTCAGGATCCCGCATTATCTGCAACCACACGCATTACAAAAATGACAATTGTAACtactttgtattttttttttttgggggggggggggcaggagTACACAATCATTGCACTCAACGCCACATACTCTTACACATACATATAAACGTGCACATATACATCAAGACCACAGCTCagttgtttgaaaaatatagtGTTAAACCCTTTCAATCTAAAGAGGGACACTTGTACAGTTTacactgtctaatgccagatgatttgtGGTCAATGGAGGCTGGTTCAGGAATCAGGGGTGATACCAATAAGGTGCAACCAAAGGCTCTCCACAAACTAGTAACTACAGAACAAGCATACATGTATGGCTGTaggtttcaaaaaattaatgagGAGTAAAGCATTTTTAGCAGGCCCAAGCCTGTCAGTGCCTTGGGTGTTTGTCCAAATGACTGCAAGGTTTGCTACATGCGCAGGTTATCACACAGACTTAACTGTATGCAGCACATAAAATAAtggcaaaaaattaatgttaaagcGAAAATGACAGGTAAAATACAGTATTTTATATGCTGCATACAGTTAAGTCTGTGTGATAACCTGCACATGTAGCAAACCTTGCAGTCATTTGGCCAAACACCCAAGGCACTGATAGGCTTGGGCTTGCTAAAAAAGCTTTACCCCTCATTAATTTCTCTGAAACTTACAGCCGTAAGTTCCAAAGCAGATACCATATGAAGACATACAGTCCAGGTCTTACAGGTACTACAGTCTAGCTCAACCATGGAAAGTCCACGAACGGCCTGAGGGAGAGAGACATACACCCACACTCTTTCCACCACCTTTACACACATGTAACATACTAGCAGTTTATAGATGTATATATGCACACTGTACACTCTAtcttatttactgtacatgtacatcattgTATTTACCTTTGGAGTTTGAAGGATGACACCAAAAGCACTAAATGTGTCATAAAGCAATTTTTCATCAATTTCTGGATCAAgatttccaatgaaaatgtttgcaccAACATCCAGGTTCTTGTTATGAGCAGACGcctggaaaagaaaaatagttGTCTAAAGCAAGTACTTGGTATGACTCACACACACGTACATTGTATGTTTGCACTGAAAGCTTCCTCGTCCAACCAAAGACACATTTCATTCATTCCTTCATTCATTCACCAGCTTGATGCTGATATGATTGTGCACATGTACAACAAATGGCCGGCAGTCATGTCATAATTAATTTTGGATGTGTGCGCTGTCAGTCTGACCAAATGAAGAACAACCCTCTTACATTACATGGGCAAGGTAAGACATCGCATTGGGAAACCAACCATGCCAACTGGAAACATTCACTATTGTTACCCACAATTCAATGCCTTTAACGGGGAAGGCCATGTGCATTTGCAAGTTTTTCAGCATTGTTTGCCAATCAAATACTGGACTTCCTCCACATGTACTGTACAGTACTGCTCAGAAATACATTAGCCAAAATATGCGCACGATACGCGTAAACATGTAAATATACGTACATTCGCGTGTTAATATACGCGTATATGCATATACCGATATACATGTACGCGTCTGCCTCATTAGCTTGCTTACTGTTTTGCTTATTGTTCTaaagaatacatgtagcttgcAAGCACTAAAATAGAAACGACTACGAACTACATGAGGATATACACTTTCACAGATTTTTGCCGAAAAAGATCAGCATATTAAAACTGATGTTTGTATCCACAATGCTATGTTACCAAAATACAGTAATCTTGGCAAAGGTTACATTTGTTGTTGTCAATCATTGTTCTTTCATTCATAATAAACTCTTAATGAAAATACATGTTGTTTTTAAAGTCATGAAATGGGCAAATTGAGTACTTCCACCTACATGTAGTGACCAAGACTGCTTTTATCACCAATGGAGTTGGCCTTGGCTGCAAAAGAGTTTCCCTGGCCCCGATGGTTGTCATCGTACCCAAAACCATTACTTGTCTCTTTTCTCAGTATCTCCGGTACTTGCAGCACTTCACTAGCCATTTGTAACTTCAACATGTACATTGCAGTTGTAACAATGTAACATGTACATTGTAGTTGCTATTGGTGACTTTTGGTTATTATGTATTATGTAGTCTGGGGTGCTACCTTTTGAGCAACTAACTATTGCACCTTATTTCTCTGAATGATTATTGCATGTCTCATACAAAGAAAGAAGGCAATTTAACTTTTACCCTTTAAATGACAGTTTGTATCATGTATAGTGTACATGTTGCTCCAGTTTTTGTGTAAAAACCTGAAACCTCTAGCTGTTTACTACTAAGAACACACGTCTAGTGCAAACTGTACCTTATTCACTCTGATTGGTTTGCCATATACTTTTATCATGTTCATAACTTTGATTGCATAATCAGCATCCTCTTCACCAAGAAACTCAACAAATCCATAGCCTTGATGCAGTTGGGTAATGCGATCTTTAGGCATGTGGACATTCACTGAGATAAAAAGAATTCCATACAACATCACAATAGAATCCAGAAACACCATTATTGCCCAAAGTATAGAAATAGTTGCAAGTtacaagtgatttttttaaaaccagttttcctttatttttctaatcttaaaatttcagcaaaCACACCTTCATCctgttaaagttcaatttaGTCAATAAATCATTGCTGTCAACAGAAGGGGTGCTTCGACTACATGGACAAAATGCAGTTTTAACAGTCAGGATCTGGAAGATTCTCTAGTACCCTGGTTTGCTTTGGCTAAGCAACTGTTAAGCAATCAGGATCAAGTTATTGTGCCCTCTTGATAATAAAAAgtgattaaggaaaaatgcccTGCATCTCAGACAaacagcattcagtaattttgcctcATACAGTAATGTGATAAAAATTATTTAGCACATGGTTCGAAACAAAATCGATTTAAGTGTAGCAAACAATGAATCAGTTTTGGAATAattatgcatgtacatgtacatgcaacaTTAAAATGTTTACAATAAGTGACACACTAACCAACAGGCCCTCCTTGAAGGAAAAGTTCCCACAGAAGAGTTTCATTTACTTTTTCATCTAATCCTCCAACATATATTGTAGCATCtgaacaaaaagaagaaaaagaaaacattcatTTGCTGCACACATCCTGTTCTATGCCACCAGCTCATTCCACAGGTTATCACAACAATTAACTACCAGTAATTtgaaaagtacatgtattaaCTCAAACTACATTGAGcttaaaaaagtttttttccacTTACCATTAACAAAAACTTTTAATACAAATTTTCATGACTACAgtgtacaatgtacattgtaGAAATGACACCAGTTGTAGTCAAAGGGTGGATGGCACAGTGTCCATTGGGTAAATCACAATCAGTCAGATTTGATGgcacttatccactggataggaATTTACACAATAGGTTTAATAAACTATATATTTACCCTTATACAATAAATCAGTTCTTAATACAGTACACGTAAATGTAAAGCAAATTGTATGAACatgagtgcatttcgtgatttatggacacgagtgatgttttgaaagttctcaaaattgcatgagccgcaggcaagtgcaatttgagaacgtTCAAAACATCCTaagtgaccataaatcatgaaatgcaTGAGCAAGCTCATgccattttttctttattattatactccacaaaattactccatcCATGATCACtttttccatagcaacttccatgTTTTTAAAACTCTATAACCTCTTTTGTACTCAACAACTTATTTATGCAATTCTTCATTGACCAACGAGAAACAAGACATTCTTTGAGTacataattgttattattaataaggGGTACTGTTACCTGAAAATAACCATACAATTGGCAGAAACGATGTACCTCTGTAAGCTCcactacagtacatgtatataatatAATTTCGTATCACCTAACTAGTGGATCAATGCAAATCCttcattttcattggctaccctactagaggactattagtaatagtcctcgagtagcgaaaagcgtgacgctttctttcgttttattcccaaataaatatttcttcaacctgaatttgctaactttgttattgcctttttgtccgactagttgggtgatactaaagcaATTAGACTCTTTGCCTCAAGGGCCACAGctttgcctcatgggctatgtggaaagtttggatcaagtcCAACGTAGAAGTACgagaaaaggtaagaaatgtttttgtgatgagcctgcgtctgtgaGACGACCAGGTATAACACAACGTCACATCTTCATCAAGCTTTTTCAATTTCGCTTAGATTTTCTCACTATTTTCGCTtatatttcgtacttccaaacttttgaagTTCAAGGAatttaatttaaacaattattccattcgcacttgttggatatgagactggttatagccaattCGGCACTACGtgcctcattggctatttaccatctcatatccaatgcgcgcacacagaataattgttaaataacctacagtacatgtacagtgtagagTGTTAGTGGTTGCAAAACTGTATTGGGACGAGTAAGgagaaaacgaaattttaataAGTTTTCAGAAAACATCCTTCAAGTTCTTGTTAATTAAATACAGGAAAGAAAGAAGTTTTCATGTGTTTAAGACCCTGCAATCTTAAGAAGACCAGTTTTGTTGGTAACCTTACCGTAATGTGGTGGATCTGGCTGTTTTTAGTGAATTGGGAATTTCTTTCATGAACTGCTGGCAACCATACTACTATGAAATTTATAGCGGAGCTGACAGGCACAAAAAGCATGCCAGCAGAGCATCATGGGTAAGACTTTTTTGGAAatctatcgatgcgagaaattttggttatgacatCAGCATACAGTAGGCCCGAAGATTTccgactgtcggggtggaggtggggaggcaggacagcctctaGGGACACAAGTGTTTGgccaattttccttggcgggaaatcatgtGGCAGCTCTGCActtggcaacccgcgtttttctgtcAGGAAATCACATAAGTGCAAcaggataaagagcagg
Above is a window of Montipora capricornis isolate CH-2021 chromosome 6, ASM3666992v2, whole genome shotgun sequence DNA encoding:
- the LOC138052257 gene encoding splicing factor 3B subunit 4-like → MAAGPIAERNQDATIYVGGLDEKVNETLLWELFLQGGPVVNVHMPKDRITQLHQGYGFVEFLGEEDADYAIKVMNMIKVYGKPIRVNKASAHNKNLDVGANIFIGNLDPEIDEKLLYDTFSAFGVILQTPKIMRDPETGNSKGFAFINFASFDASDAAMEAMNGQYLCNRPITISYAFKKESKGERHGSAAERLLAAQNPLAQADRPHQLFADAPPTPAAAVPPPAPAMVPPPVMTIPVPHPAPGVPAMPPPPGGPPFPPVPPGMPPPGMPPPGMMPPPGFPGIPGMPPPPGQHPDQQPPPPPPPGGQMPPPPPPPPMGGQFPPVPPHMPPPQPPPGQGPPPDHPSGGIPPRPLMPFHPPPPGTGGRPPMPPHDMGPPPRGMPNMPGPPPLMQTPIRMMPPGGPMPPGGPPRFAPPPPPR